The Natronobacterium texcoconense genome includes the window TTGCGAGTGCTCGGTTCGGAGCGAGTGGGCTTCCCGAACGAGGAGGCGCCCGAATCGACGAGACAGCGGAACCGCGTCTGCTGGCGGCCGAGTTGTTCCACGGGGACGGTGCTAACCAGCTTGATACCGTCGTACTCGCTATTGTCTGGGACGTCGATTCGACTCATTTCCTCACTTCGGATTAAAGCGAACGTGGGATACCCCGCCAATTCGAAAATCGCAAGAACGCGGCACGATTCGGGATTCCGTTTTACGAAGTTCCCGTGCACGTTCCGTTTACCTCGGGTCAATGCACGAAGGAGAATCGTCAGGCAGCGTCGGGAAAAGGATGCTCCGACGGGGATTTGAACCCCGGTCATTGCCTCGAGAGGGCGACTCTCTTCGCCGGTGATATGTCCACCGTTGAGCACTCCGATTATCCGCGAATTGGTGTATCACGTCCGCGTCACCCATGATTGATGGGTGCCTAGTATATAAAATGGCGTTGCGTTGCCCTCCAGGCAAGTTTCATTCGCCGGAATCAGTTTCCGGGCTGGCTTTTTACCAGTCTCCAGCACGTGGTCTTTAGATTGTCTTGGATTCCCTATAAGAAAGCTGCCTCAATAGCTCTCAAACTCGCACTATGAGCGATGAACGGTTCTGTGTGGTTGCTGGTGTCCCAGGTCATGACAGAACACGTAGCCCCGGTTCAGGGAGTCGGACCGGCTGATGAGATGCAATCTGTATGAGGTGACGTTATAAGGCCTAGTCTATCGACTTTGAACCGACTTCGTTCCGAACTCAGGGTAGCTATGCATCCTCAATCGGCGGCCGCAAATCCCGCCAGCGAAAATCGACTTGTTCACCAGTCTCTAACTCAACCCGATAGAGGTGGTTGTCCCGCATATCACCAGTAACTGCATCCGCATCATCAGTCAATAGCGCAGTAACACGGCCGTGCTTACCATGATACTCTTCATGATCTGGATCAGTCTCGTCAGGAATATCGATCCGGACACGGTCACCCGTCGAGAACCGCTGCATTACCGAAGCAAACGATACCGAAGACAATCAGAATTCTGGAATCACTACCACGCTGCCGAACACCACGTCACCCCATCGTTTCGACCGATATCTACACCCACGCAAGTTCCGCGTTATGCTGTGCGAGGTACTCCGGGTTCAGACTCTCATCTGCCATTGGGATTCGCTCACCGTCTTGTTCGATGATAGTTCGCTGTAACAGCTCGCTTTGCGTCTCGAACGACGGGTTCACTTGCAAACGGTAGTCTCGGTCAATTGTGAACACTCCGCGGTCAAACGCCGCGTGATGCGTCTTACTAAGCGGTAGCACGTTCGCCAAATCCGCCCGGTATTCCGGGAACTCATTCCGTGCCAACATGTGCGCGATGTCCAGCAGGCCAGGACGATCAACACCCGAGACCGGGAACTCTCCGTCATGCCGCAAAATCACCGTCGCACGGAACTCAGGATCAACTTCACGAGCGTGAATCGTCGTCGCGCACGTCCCAGCACTCATGCCGTCGTCGGTCATCGCTGGGGTCCATTCCGAGTCACTCCACTCCGCAACAGCATCTTCGACGAAGGACCGACCCTCGCCTGTCAACACATATGCGTCACCTCGTTCCTTAACGAGCCCCATACTTCGCAACCAATTCACTCGCTGACGCGCCATGTCCGTCTCCCCACGACTCCATCCCAACTCCGGGTGCGTGTCTAACTGCTGCTCACTCACCTCCTCGAGCGTCATCGGCCCGGCAGACAACGCATATAGAAGACTCCGAAGCCCGACATTGCGATCACACATGATCCAAAGCAATGTTCCCACATCACCCTGTTGAACGGACTCCCAGCCAGCGTCACCGATCCGCCACCGCTCATCCGCCTGCTGCAAGAAGCCGACCTGCCTAAGATAACTCACTCGGCGCATAATCGAATCCCGACTCGTCACATTCGAAAACGACCCGCGATGCCACCCAACGAGCTCATCTATCGTTGGCTGATGTGCCTCCACGAACTCAAGAACCGCATCCAATGTCTCAACATATCGCGTTCCACCACCAAACATCGGGACAATACTACGCAGACGATCCGGAGCCATACAGAAACAGTGGCAATGCCAGATGATGGTCCTTTTCTTATCAGAATTTATTACACTCCAACGGAACGACCCCCGGTTTCCTCGATCAAATTTACGAACGGTTGGAGCAAGACCTTCCCGTTCGCCGTCGTTGTCGTTGGCTGGTTATTTCCCATCAGTGTATTCCATTAACTGCATGATAGTGCAAGAAGGACAAATGACACATAGCACGACTAACTCGGAGATCTTCAGTTGACCACCAACAACTAGTCAACTGGGAGTCAATGATAGCGTTCACTCACGAGAAAGGCTGATTTTCTGTGGGGTCTTCGCCATAACCGTTCAATCCTCGACGGCGGACGCATCCGACTCAACTGAGAAATCGAGGATATCTCTCAGCGTATCGTCGATGTCCTCTCTGATGCCCTCGACATCCCCGTCGGAGCGCTCTCTTTTCTCGAGTTTATCGAAAAGTGCCGCCAGCCGATCAACGACTGATACCTCAAGTTCACGAGGGTCGATCACTGGTGCACTTTTCAGTGCGCCAAGCTCGATCTTCTCGAGACCGGAGTAAGATCGACTTACCTTACTAATCTCTTTCCGGACAATATTGCTGTTGAGATAGGCTAAGAGTGCCTTAACCGACTGTTCATCGGGCTCAAAATTGGGGTCGATGTTGTGGAAGTTATTGAGCGTCCGAACATTTGCCCCATTATATATGAATTGTGAGCCCGTTCGGCTCATGTATTTCGCGAGTATCGGGGCAGGATCGCGCTGGTCTACGCAGTACCACGGATTTCGACGATCGAAGAGTTCTCGATCTGTGTCGAACGCTTCCTCAGCGTACGAGAGGTACTCGTCAAGGAGATCCCTATCAACGAGCTTTTTTCCGTTTTCGTACGCATATAGGAGCCAGACATCTTTTCCCTTTGCTCGCCACTCTTCCCAGTCCTGCTTCGTGATTTCATAGCCAGGAATGTCTTGGGCGCTCTTGATGATTGGCTGGAGGAAACGGTCGGGTATGTTGTGCTCTTCCAAGTCGGCTTCATTCAGGCAAAAGAGATCATTGTTTCCTGTCGCGATACCGCGTTTGATCTGTGCGATGTCGCGGAACTCGCCCAGCCCTTTGATCTCGTCCATCTCGGTCGGGGAGAAATAGTGCTGCCAGTCGTCCTCCGGAGACAGAAGACGTTGGAGCAGGTCGACACGATAGCCATCTTCTTCCGGATCGTCTGGGAAATCGATATTAAGTAGTTCATTGATATTATCGATGTCCGGCCACTTTGGGAGGTTGATGAATGTTGTCTCGTGGTCTTCTGGCGCCTGCTTGTACTCTAAGAACACGAGGGTCGCTGTAGTCCGAACTCCACGGAAAGTGTTTTCATCCTCATCGAGTTGAACAATCGCATCGATCTGGAACCGATTGAGGAGATATTGCTTAAACGGAACACCAAATTCTGTTTTCATGAATCCGGACGGAATGATGAAGGCTAACCGTCCTCCTTCGGCGACGAATTGGGCAGCATGAGCGATGAAATATACATATAGCGGAGATTTGCCGTGGAAGTCAATCCCTGTCTCTCTAGAGACCGTTTGATTGGCGTTCGCTTTGAGGTCTGGCTCCAGCGCCTGCGATCGCGAATACGGTGGGTTTGCTACGACAGCGTCGACGGTCTCTGTTTGAACTCGACCACTCTCGGTCCAATCATGCGCCGTGAAATCCAGGAAATTCCCTTTCTCGAGCACTGGGCTTCCCGGCCCGTCGACGAGTTTGAGCGACACTGCCGCCATTGACACTGACAGCTCATCGATATCGTTTGCCCTGATGTCTTGGAGTGGTTTGTTCGCTCCCTGACGGAGTTTCTCAGATATGGCCGCAGACGAGAGCATGCCGGCGCCAACACCCGGGTCAAGCACGATGTCGTCTGCGTCGTCGATTGCCCACTTAGCTAGTATGTTGCTGATGTAGTTCGGGGTGGCAAATTGCCCCAAATCGCGTCGGTCTTCTTGTACAAACAGTCGTTCATACACCATACTGAGACTCTCTGCCGGATGTGATACCGCGCCGAGCGCGCTCCGGAGGGCTAGGACGGTTTGGATCTCCGTTTCAGTAAGTTCGACGATCAGGTTTGCTGGGACACTGAGTTCAAAACCTTTGTCCTGGGTGATCCGTTCGGCCTCAGCAAAGCGGGCTTGAAAGTCCGAATCTACAGATAGTTCCTCGAGTTCCTCGTGTTCTGGCTTGTGCAGCGAATAGAGAGCGCTCTTGAGATAGAAGTCGAAGATACATGTTCGGGACAGGATTTCCTTGGAGCGTTGGGAGTCGTCCATGTTCCGATCAGATAGCCACTGTTGGTGTCGGGTAGGAATCTCACCGGTGAGCGACGTCCGTTGACACAGGTCGGACGCAATGCCGTCGATCGTCTCGATAAGTAGACATACGACTTCCTGTTGGTCGACGTCCACTTCCCCGGAAGAGTTATGATCGATTGCCAATTGGTCTAACTTCCATTGGTAGGCAGGCCCAACTCGAGAACTTTTGATGATTCCGAGCGATCGGAGCGTTTTGAGCTTTTTAATTGTTAATTCGTAGGAGCAATCAACTATCGATTCGATATCAGTCGTATCCGCAGGTGCTGTCTCGGCGACAGCCGCGAGAAAATCGTGGAGGGGATACTTCAGTTGTGGCTGGTCTTCCCTTAGATCCCGACAAAGCGACATGCTTGTGAAAATACAGTCATCTGTAATGGTACTTTTGATCGGCGATGAATACCTTTGGAGAAGATCAGTCCTCAGGTAAGACTCACAAACATCTATGACTGATCGATGGCGCAGTAGTCACTCGGTTGCGGTGACCAAAGGTCCTAAATCCTAGATTCGACTCCGGAACTCGTCTTCGAAGGCACTGCAGGAATCGGGTTGGAAGTCGACTTCGATGGTTGCGTTGAAGGAGGCCGTAGTACTCGGCTTAAGATCACCTCGAACGAGGCAGACGCCGTCGATGGAGAGAACATTCTCGGTTATCTCGTCGGTGGTCACCAACGTAAGAGATGTCGTCTCCTGAAGATTTTCGCAGGTTTGAACGGCATTAGAGTGGTCAGCTGTCTCCGAGTCGGATTCGATCGTGAGTATCGTAACGTCGATATCGAGTTCCAGAAGATTGGATTCGATCTTCTCGACAAAGCGTGGGGTAAGTTCTGTACTCTGAATAAGCACCTCTTCACGGGCAAACGATAGGTAATCATGCAGCAGCCCTTCAGTATTGAAGCTACTCGAGAAGGTGTCTTTAGGAGTATCGACTGCTTGGAGAATTTCACTCAACGCACCGCGTCCCAGCGATCGACTACTGACGAAGGGGCGATCGAACGTAAGGAAGGAGCACTCCTGTGTTTCCTCGACACAATGTTGGCATCCATCCCAGCACAGCGGTGCATCGCGCAAGATGTCTCGAATTGAGTTTCGCGATTCGTCGTCCGCCACTTCAGCGGCGTCGACGTCACCCGAGAGCTCATCCAACACGTTTTCGGATGCGTCCTCATTTTCTTTCTCCTCTGTGAGATATTCGTACACCGCTCGACGGACTGATTTTGCATGTGGGTAGATGTGGTCTGAATCGAGTCCTGTAAAGGCTCGAGCCATCAGTTCGGCGTGCGCATGCTCTTCCTCGAAGTTTCTCGACTGCAACGAACTGTATTTACCTTGGACGTCTTTCTCGTGTGCGGTGAGGAACTCTACAACGGGCGTGATTAGATCGGCGACTGTCTCAAGCCCATTATCAGCAAGTTGGCCGGCAAATTCGGAGAGATATCCAAATCCACCAACTGCTGTTTCGAATACGACGATCCGGGTCTTATTTGACGTTGAGGTCTGAACGTCTGAGGCCGGATGCTCGAAATAGTATCCGAGATGGTCTTTCTCGGCGCCAAACCGCATGCACAATCGGTCCCGTAGAAGGTGCGAAAGCGTGTGCAAGAGAGTAACTTCGGCAAAATCACGTGCATCTTCATTCTCTTCGAAATCGACACGTCGTGCCTGCTCGCCAAGATTGGGGTCACCTTTGAGGCCAGCAGCAGCGCCCATTTTCATTTTGTCAAAGGCGTTGAATCCGTTCTTACGATCAACTTGATCTTTATCTTCATGATAGAGTAGATACTTCAGCCCAAGCCACTCCTCAATACGAGTCGAGGAGTCAATCACATCCAGAACAAGGTCTGTCAACACCTCCTCCTGGAAGTCAAGTTCGAGTGCGCTCACCTGCCGCATTCGGAACCCAATTCCTTCTTGGAGGAATACACTCCCACTCCACATATAGCTCGGCTGCGAGTTGAACGATACTTCATCAATGAAGGCGCGAAACTCGCCTTTGTCGGCTAACCCCAGCGAAAATAGCGGGCGATCGTGATATCGTACAGCTCCAATACGCTCAGGTTCACCGCCGGATGAATCCGCGTAGTGTTGAAGGACGGTTGGATATACCTTGTAGAGCCGATCGTATCGTCCGTCATGTCGATATTCGCTACAGCCACCCTCAGATTGTGGATTCTTTTGATGGGGACACTGGTGACGAACAGGACATTTATGCTTGCTTGAGGCGACGACAAAGGCTTTCCGACAGTGATTGGTGTGTGAGAGTGAATCGTGGCTATACTCCATATGGACTGGTGGGTACTGCCACGCATTCCTTGAATCGAGTGAGTCCTTCTCATAGATGACCTTACTCTCTGAACCTGATTCAAACTGTGAAAAATTCAACACCATTGGCTGTACGATGGTCTTATCGAATTCATCCAATGGGACTTCGTACTCATCTCGAGTCCCATGGCTGCGATAGCTCGAACTACCATACAGCCGATGGTCCTCTGCTTTTAGATAGCTTATCGGCGGAAGCAAGAGTTCGTACGGCTCTGTATTGCGCAGCTGGAATGGCGTATACCCGTAGAGTGCGCTAATACCTTTCTTACTCATACTGTATCTCCCTCCATCTCAAACTCAGGCTGCGGCGCTTCAAATGTTCCTGTGAAGTGGATTGAATTCTGAAGAATGGTATTCAGAACGGGGAAGAGATGTGCCCCTCTAGCACGCTGATACTCAGATACTAGTTCTTCGAACCGACTCAGAACGTGAGTTGCAGCTAAGACTTCCAGGTTCTGTCTCTGCAGTTCTTTCACTTCGTCGAGGAGTGACTCGATTTCGGACTTAAAGTTGTCCTCTCGTTTCGGTTCGAATCGCTGTACAGAGTTTGTCAGGTTTTCTGTAATCTGGTCCATGTGAAGATTATATTTCTCCTCAAGTTCTGCTGTTGATCCGTATTCCCCGCTCACCCAAACCATCAAATCCATGAATAATAGATCATGCATTTCGGATCGTTCGGGTACTTGTTCGATAGCTTCCCGGAGATCTTCCTCGTTCTCTGCAACCCACTGCTGCAACTGCCCTGGATCTCGCGTATACCACGCATGTCGGACTGTTTCTTCCAAATCATTCACAAGGTGTGTGATAGTCCGAAGAGATTCGGCAGTTCCCTTGATTGGTTCCATGTATTCATCCGGGAGTTCTGGGAGTGCTTCCAAATCTCGTCGAACAGATTCGAGTTTTCGACGGACCTGCCGAAGTTCATCGTAGTAGCGCTGGGATTTTGTGAGAATACGCTCAGGATCGATATCTGATGCATCTTCGGTGGTCTCATAACCCGAGATGATTGTGCGGAGTTGCGCTAGGAATTCCTCTCGCTGTCGTTCGAATGTTTCTCGGCGTGTGCTCTCGGGGTCGACAAACGATGCCGGAAGTTCGGTCGCCTCAACATAATCGACCAGCTGTTTTAAAAACTCGATCAGTTCATCCTTTGATTGGAGCCCATCGATCCCATCAGCATACGTTTCGTGGCCCTCTCGAGCCATCCGATGGAGCGCTCTCGAAAGAACATGTTGCACTTGGATTGATGCACTATTCCCAATTTGTGAGGGCGAGAGATTCGACACGTTCTCGAGTTCCTGTCGGAGTTCCTCGTCAAACATGTACATCATGCTCGAGGGAGACGATGAGAACTCGATAATCCCTAACCCAACTCGATAAGTATCGGGATTGCGACCTGCTCGACCGATCCGCTGGATTACGCCTTCGTTTTTCCCCGGTGGAAGTTTGTACTGGAGAACTGCCGCGACGCTATTCAGATCGACGCCCATTTCGAGCGTTGATGTCGACAGGAGGAGTCGTTTCCCACCATCAGCAGCATTAAATGAGTCTTCAATTTGGTTCCGTTCCAAGTCATGAAGTTCGCTGGTGTGGGTTCCGATGCTGTCCGCAAACGCGTTCATCGTATAATCCTGGAACTCACCGCGGTTCGACTCTTCCCATTCTGTAGGTAAGAGGGGCTCCCATGAGAACGGATCATCTTGATCGTACTCCGAATGCGTATGTCGGATGACCTCTTCCCCTCGGTTCCCGCTCGGCGACAAAATGTACTTTGCAATGTAACTGTACTGTCGGTTGATCTCGGCGATGCTATCGATAAAGTTCAGTGCCCGATAATTCCTTTTGGTACACCAGAGGTTCAGACACTGGACCATCGCTTCATTTAGCGTCTCTACACTCCGGTTCGGTGGTGGGAGGACGTAGTAGTGAACTAGGTGGCGTTCATCTTCAACGCCAGCTGCTTCAAGAACCTCTGAATAGTCGACGTGAGCGACTTTTCCCCTATCCAGTGTTGTGAGATTCTTCGCGAATTCAACTGGGTTTGAGAGTGTCGCTGATGAGAGAACGAACTGGGGAATTTCGCCTTCAGAGCCTGCCTCCTTCAACAATTGGAGAATATATTGGACATGCCCCCCTACATAGTTTGTGTAAATATGCGCTTCGTCCAGTACGATGTATTCTAAATCGTCGTATCGGGTTGCATTATCTCCTCGTGAACTACGAAGGCGGTGATACACCGACCAGACAGTACTCAACAAAATTGTCGGAGGCTCCTCTGCTATCGATCTCTTGGTTGGGAGGATATATTCGAATGTCTCCTCACAGGCAGGACATCGTACTTGTGGGACCCCTGTGACGGCATCAATGATGAGGTCATTATCATCACTCTCTTGATCGCATCTTGGACAAGTGATCCCAAAGAAGCTCTCTTCCTCCTCATCTGAGCTGAGGTCTTTTGGCGTATCACCATGATCGACGCCGACCGATATCGGTGGGTCTCCTGCTTCTTCGAGACGGTTATTCAGACGATCGAGTCGCGGCAGTAGCGTTGACAGCTGATCTCGGATTAATGCTTGTCGAGGATACAGCAGAAGCGATGATGTCTGTGTTCTTCCTTCCTGGTCGAGTGAATCAAGAGCGTGTTTAAATGAGGGAATCGAGAATGTAAGTGACTTCCCAGATGCAGTTGGCCCATCAAGTGTGAGGCATTCGTTCCTCTCATCAAGGATCTTTTTGATGGCCGCTGCCTGATGGCTCGATAGTCCATCGATCTCTGCGTCGCCCCCCTCAACAGCATAGGTAATGAGATCGGCCTTTTCATTGCTCACCCCTGCACCACAGAGCAAGTCGTGGAGATCTCGCTCTCCAAAGTCAGGAACTTTCTCGGTCTCGATAGAGATGTCGGACTCGAAGACTAGTGGATCGTTTTCGTGTTGATTCCGGATGTTCGAGAGTCTGTGTAAGAGGTCGAAGTGGCTCGATCGGTATCCAGCATCGAACTTCAGGAGCATATCGTCGTCAAGTAAATCAGCTGGCGAAGTTGCCCCCACAAGGCAGTCGGTGAGCTCTTCCTCGGTAAGATATGTTTCCTCTGGGGATAGCGATTCTCCGTGATTTCGATATAGTGACTCCTCATATTGGAGGATAGCTTGGTAACTCTTGATCGTCTCGGAATTTGGTGTTGTCATGTTAGAAATGGTTATCGTGTGTGTTGGGGGTCCTGTGGCTGTGCTGTCGGATCGAGTTCCGGTAGGATTCGATCTGCATCTTTATGCTCTCGGATAGGTTTAAATTCCGCGAGTCGGAGAAGAGGTTGTGGTAGCGTTGCTGTCCGACGTCGGCCAGTTCCTTTCTGCGGGTACACTTGCTTGAAAGCCTCTTCGACAGCGGCTGGAGAGTCATTATGTACGCGTGTGATGGTTTTTTGCCATCTCTTCACTTGGTCTGTTGAGCGGTCACCGTCTGTCCTGACCGAAATCACGAAGCCAGCTTCGATTAGTCCTCTGTAGAACGGGACTGCGGGTACGGCGTCCAGTCGACTCGCTGCTTGGGCGACACTCGACCAGGCTCGATGGAGGGTGTCGGGCGACACGTACATATTCTGTTCTCCGGTGTCCATGACCGCAAGTTCTGTGAGGGAGCACAGTAGCCGGAACGTAGCAATAATCAGCGCTGTTCGGGCACTATATGAATCTAAATCCAAGTTCCAGAGATCACGGATCTCCGCATTGAGGTTATCGTCCCCGGAATCGATCGCAATGCTCAAAATTCGATTCGTAGTCGTAAAGGCACCTTCGAAGACGGAATAATCGGCGTAAAACTCTGCTCTCCTCTCGTTTTCAAGGAGATCACGGTAAAATTCAATCTCAGTTGCGAGGAAGCGATAGTGGTCTTTTGACTCAATCTTTGCAGTTTCTCGGAGCTCCACAAGCGCGAAGTACCAGCTCATCAGTGCGAGTTCCGCAGACACTGATGTTTCCGGATCATCCGTAAGTATCGTCCGGAACCCTTCGTGACAAAGCTGGACGACCTCTTTCGACCCATATTCCAGCCCGTGTTCGTGAGTTACTCTAAGCTGCTTGAGACACATTAGTGCCGCATCTTCTTCATCCGATTCATGTGCCTTGCAAGCGAGTTCCGGAATAAATTCCACTAGTAGTGGACGGAAAAGCGATTCTCCCGATAGGTTCGTTTCATCGGGTAGTTCAACCAGTTCGTTGTTGCACTCTACGACGTCATCTTCTCGAACATCGCTTGCCTGAGTCGTGTCCACCTCTCGAATCAGGGGAAGGTTCGCGGTCTGAGTCCGATCAATAGTCTGGGTACTGGACGGCTTCCCGAGCTTAGTATCAAGGACTGACCGAGTGATCTCTTCGGCTTTCGTCGTCATTACTTCGACTCCGTTCGACCAGGTCGAATTCGAGCCGTCATCAATCTGGGAACACAGAAACTCGTGAAATCCCCGTAGTGGGTTCTCATCAATACGTCGGGACTCTCTCGTATTCCGTATTTCACTGAGATATTTGTCCGTAGTAATCCTGGTTTTGTAGGCAGCGATGACTCCTGACGGTGTCGCAAGCGTCAGGGAACGTATGGCGTACTCTGCAACAGCAGCAAAGCTCACGCCTGCTAGGACGATCATTGAGGCGGCTGTCGCAAGCCGTAGCGTTGGGGGGACTAGATCTGATACGACGAGTACTACTGCATTAATAAAGAGCGAAATACCGACTACGATCAGTGTCAGTTGGAGGTGGCGGTTTTCCGTGAATAGCCAGGTGAGTCTCGGTGAGTATTGGGGACTCGTCAACTGCACGCCGACATATGTGAGTGAAAATACAATCGCAACAACACTCGCCTGACTTGTGAACAGTACATCTGCGAGTGTCCCGGGAGCGTTTGCCGAGATAATCGGCCCATTGTACTTTGCAACCTTCCAACCGACCAGCGAGACCAACGCAAGGAGAGCCGCACCTATCCCGAAAATAGGGCTTATCTCACCAATCCGCTCATTCCAACCCGTCACCGAGATATAGCACCGTTTGAAATACTCGTTAATAAATATTGGAGTGATCCCGATGATTGAGTGCAGGCGTACTGCTTGCTAGCGAATTTATAATCAAAATTCGGTCGGATCTGAATCGGATCAACGCAGTAATTTTCGAGGCTTTACCTCGTTAGATTGTCCGGAGCTTCTCAGCTACTTCTGTCGGCGACTCGATACTGAAGTAGCGATACCCCAACCGCAGCAGCCGCTGCCGTTTCTCTTCGTCCTGCTGGGCGACGTGCTCTTTGTCGTGGTCCGGGCCGTCGACGAAAACTACGACCGGCTGTGGACGGGAGTCATCATCGTAGTAAAAGTCAGCTTGGACCACTGGCTCATCGCCGTCATAGATCGTCTCCTGTGCACGATCCGGTAGCGGGTAGCCTTCGTCTCGGATCGCCGCCAGAACCTTCCGTTCCAGTTCGGATTCACAGGCCTGTTGTAGGGCCCCAAAGCGATCTTCGTCACCACCATCAGTGAGTGGCACTAGCGTCATGTCGCTCGCACCATACAGCCAGGGCATGACGAGTTCCCGATCGAACAGGGGGTGCTCCCGCTGATTGTAGAACGACATCAAACACTCGTAACAGGCTCGCTCACACCCATCAGGATCGTTCGCGTGTAGGACGTCGAGGGACTCCCGGATTGAGCGTGCGAATCGATCCTTTTCAGGGTTAGTCAATTCATGCAGGGCACCGGCCCCACCCTCGCTGGTTTCGTGCATGACGATGGTCATCGCCCGCTCTGATTCTGGAGCGGGCTTGATGAATGTCGCGAGCTCTTCCTCATCGAGGTCAAACTCGACGAGTACCCCCTGATAGAGTGTTTCCTTGAGGGTTCGGAAGAATGACTCTGCCTGATCATTATCAATGTCGCCAGGGAGGGGCGTAGTCAGAGTAACCGTATCGTGATTTCCATCCGTGTACAACTCAATTCCCTCACGAATCGCCTCCATATCGGCGTTTGCGTAGCACTTCCCGTCGACGTGTTCTTCGATTTGATGATGACTTGTGAGCCAGCGCTTACACTCGGTACATAGGGCAAATCCTTGGAGTTCGTCATCGTCGCGGCCTCTGATGCCACTATTAACTGTGACGATCCGTGCATTTGGCTCGTAGGTTACCTGGGCTGAGACGCCATCGCCGTCGAGCTCGTAGATATGGGGCTGCCGCTGTTCGTAGTAGCGAGAGATCTCATATCCTTCGCGGCGGCGCTCTTCGTCATCACTGGTGATGTTCTCCTCTGGTTGGGCGCGCATATCCGGCAACGCCATCGTACTCGGGTTGGTGTGAATACCGCTGAATGACTCACCACAGGTAGGGCACCCGGCGGCCTCCTGGGCGTCGTCGCCCATCAGAATCGTCTCACAGGCCGGACAGACGATTTTGTGCCGGGTGACAGGCTCGGAGTCGCGGGTCTTCGGGCGGGCGTATTTGATGCCGTGGCGCTCGCCACGATAGTAGACGCTATTTCCAGGGGCGAACTCACGAATGGCCCGGGTCTCGTCGCGCTGGATATCGTCCTCCATTGTAGTGAATCCGAGCGTACAACTCGATCGTGGGAATCCGTAATTGGGAAGGAAGCCCTGTGAGCGGAGATACTGGTAGGAGTAGAATCGACGGCCACCATCTCGCATATCTTCGAGTCGGCGCTCGATCGCATCGCGCTCGCGGCGTTCAAGATACTCAC containing:
- a CDS encoding DUF2254 domain-containing protein, coding for MTGWNERIGEISPIFGIGAALLALVSLVGWKVAKYNGPIISANAPGTLADVLFTSQASVVAIVFSLTYVGVQLTSPQYSPRLTWLFTENRHLQLTLIVVGISLFINAVVLVVSDLVPPTLRLATAASMIVLAGVSFAAVAEYAIRSLTLATPSGVIAAYKTRITTDKYLSEIRNTRESRRIDENPLRGFHEFLCSQIDDGSNSTWSNGVEVMTTKAEEITRSVLDTKLGKPSSTQTIDRTQTANLPLIREVDTTQASDVREDDVVECNNELVELPDETNLSGESLFRPLLVEFIPELACKAHESDEEDAALMCLKQLRVTHEHGLEYGSKEVVQLCHEGFRTILTDDPETSVSAELALMSWYFALVELRETAKIESKDHYRFLATEIEFYRDLLENERRAEFYADYSVFEGAFTTTNRILSIAIDSGDDNLNAEIRDLWNLDLDSYSARTALIIATFRLLCSLTELAVMDTGEQNMYVSPDTLHRAWSSVAQAASRLDAVPAVPFYRGLIEAGFVISVRTDGDRSTDQVKRWQKTITRVHNDSPAAVEEAFKQVYPQKGTGRRRTATLPQPLLRLAEFKPIREHKDADRILPELDPTAQPQDPQHTR